One Setaria viridis chromosome 7, Setaria_viridis_v4.0, whole genome shotgun sequence genomic region harbors:
- the LOC117865265 gene encoding protein ALP1-like, translated as MTPSFCILSSNEHCIVLLDMDFQGRRRAAAALVAAVAAWFFLWFRRRSADARSITYGPMAERDRERNSNLRFIYESDDVHCVNLLRMRRAPFFQLCDLFRSRELVVDSIHATVEEQVAMFLHVVGHNQRFRVINMTFRRSIETISRFFHQVLYAVGELRNELIVPPSTSVHPRILGSRRWNPYFKDCIGAIDGTHVLARVPLKMQAAFRGRKHTITQNVLAAVDFDLRFTYVLAGWEGSAHDALILSDALERADGLTVPQGKFYLVDAGYAARPGFLPPYRGTRYHLREFGSNRPQNQRELFNLRHSSLRVTVERAFGALKNRFRILDNKPFHPYKTQVKLVLACCILHNWILRHGEDEHVPTEAIWTPNSTDTPPEPELSADNGTWAQQRDEWAAQMWQNRGSSRV; from the exons ATGACCCCAAGTTTTTGTATACTGAGCTCTAATGAACACTGCATTGTATTGTTAGACATGGACTTCCAAGGTAGGCGccgggctgcggctgctcttgttgctgctgttgctgcttggTTTTTCTTGTGGTTTAGAAGGAGAAGTGCTGATGCTCGATCTATTACCTATGGTCCCATGGCAGAGAGGGACAGAGAGAGGAATAGCAACCTCAGATTCATTTATGAATCTGATGATGTGCATTGTGTCAACCTGCTAAGAATGAGAAGGGCACCTTTTTTCCAACTGTGTGACCTGTTTAGGTCTAGAGAGTTGGTTGTGGATAGCATCCATGCCACTGTTGAAGAACAGGTAGCAATGTTCTTGCATGTAGTTGGACACAACCAAAGGTTCAGGGTCATTAACATGACATTTAGGAGGTCAATTGAAACTATTAGTAGGTTCTTTCATCAAGTCTTGTATGCAGTTGGTGAGTTGAGAAATGAGTTGATTGTTCCACCATCCACTAGTGTCCATCCTAGGATCCTTGGCAGCAggagatggaacccatatttcaag gattgcataggagcaattgatGGGACACATGTCTTAGCTAGAGTGCCTTTGAAGATGCAAGCTGCCTTTAGAGGCAGGAAGCACACCATCACTCAGAATGTACTTGCAGCAGTGGACTTTGATCTAAGGTTCACATATGTGCTTGCTGGTTGGGAGGGATCTGCACATGATGCTCTGATTTTATCAGATGCTCTTGAAAGGGCAGATGGTCTTACAGTCCCACAAG GGAAATTCTATCTTgtggatgctggatatgcagccAGGCCTGGGTTCCTGCCACCATATCGTGGTACAAGGTACCACCTGAGGGAGTTTGGTTCAAATAGGCCACAAAATCAAAGGGAGTTGTTTAACCTGAGGCATTCTTCCCTTAGGGTGACAGTAGAGAGGGCCTTTGGTGCTTTAAAGAATAGGTTCAGAATCCTTGATAACAAGCCTTTCCATCCTTACAAAACCCAAGTTAAGTTGGTTCTTGCCTGTTGTATTCTGCACAATTGGATACTTAGGCATGGAGAAGATGAACATGTTCCCACTGAAGCAATTTGGACTCCTAACTCAACTGATACCCCCCCTGAGCCAGAACTTAGTGCTGATAATGGAACCTGGGCACAGCAAAGGGATGAATGGGCTGCACAAATGTGGCAGAATAGGGGATCTTCTAGAGTTTAA
- the LOC117862922 gene encoding uncharacterized protein, with product MSRARNALVATGLLIFAGAGLSFPFLFVKSKNRPIIDSTKPLPPQATFRGPYVNTGSRDIGPDPTNYPKK from the exons ATGTCCAGGGCACGTAATGCTTTAGTTGCCACTGGCTTGCTGATCTTTGCTGGTGCTGGCTTATCATTTCCATTCCTTTTCGT GAAATCAAAGAACAGGCCTATCATTGATTCAACAAAACCCCTGCCACCACAGGCTACATTCCGAGGGCCATATGTGAATACTGGATCACGCGATATCGGACCTGATCCCACCAACTATCCGAAGAAGTGA